The Streptococcus oralis genome segment GGGCTCAACCAAGTCAGCCATTGTGGATGCAGCGGAGAAGTATTTGGCTGGCAAGCCTGTTCGCTTTGTTGGGGCCCATCCCATGGCTGGTAGCCACAAAACAGGGGCTGCCTCTGCGGATGTTAATCTCTTCGAAAATGCCTACTATATCTTCACACCTTCGAGCCTGACAGGTCCTGAAACACTTGAGGAAATGAAGGATCTGCTTTCAGGCCTTCATGCTCGTTTTATCGAGATTGATGCCAAGGAGCATGATCGAGTCACTTCTCAGATTAGTCATTTTCCTCATATTCTGGCTTCCAGTCTCATGGAGCAGACAGCAATCTATGCTCAAGAACATGAACTGGCAAGACGCTTTGCGGCGGGTGGATTTCGAGATATGACTCGGATTGCGGAGAGTGAGCCAGGTATGTGGACTTCCATTCTCTTGTCTAATCGTGAGACCATTCTAGAGCGAATTGCGGATTTTAAGGAGCGCCTAGATGAGGTTGGACAAGCCATCAGCAAGGGAGATGAAGAGCAAATCTGGAACTTTTTCAACCAAGCGCGTGCGCAACGGCAGGCTATGGAAATCCATAAGCGTGGTGGTGTTGATAGCTCTTACGACCTCTATGTCGACGTTCCCGATGAAGAAGATGTCATCTTGCGGATTTTAGAATTGCTACGTGGAACTTCCTTGGTCAACATTCACATCAACGAAGAAAACCGTGAGGATATTCACGGGATTCTACAAATTTCCTTTAAAAATGCTCAAGATTTAGAACGAGCCGAGCATCTCATAACAGAAAATACCGACTACACAGTCGTTGTCAAATAAGGAGAAAATCATGTCAAACATTTACGATAGTGCAAACGAACTCAGTCGCGGACTACGCGAATTACCAGAGTACAAGGCGGTTAAGGCGGCAAAAGATGCCATCCAAGCTGATGCACAAGCTAGCAAGATTTTTGCAGACTACCTCGCTTTCCAGCAAGAAATCCAAGTCATGGCGCAAACGGGACAAATGCCAGACGCCTCTTTCCAAGAAAAGATGCAGTCTTTCAGTAAGCAAATCCAAGAGAACGCTCTTTTGTCAGATTTTTTTGCCAAACAGCAACAATTGTCTATTTACCTTTCAGACATTGAAAAAATTGTCTTTGAACCTGTTTCAGAATTATTGAAATAGTATTTTATCTGTATAAAAGCCAGAAATTTCAAGAATTTCTGGCTTTTTTGTGATAAAATAAGAAAAAGTATTGCAAGTATGAGGTCAACTATGAAACTAAGAACAAACATTCGCCACTTACATGGCAGTATCCGGGTTCCAGGTGACAAGTCTATTAGCCATCGTTCGATTATTTTTGGAAGTTTGGCTGAGGGCGAGACTAAGGTTTATGATATTTTGCGTGGCGAGGACGTGCTTTCGACTATTCAAGTTTTTCGTGACCTTGGTGTTGAAATAGAAGATAAAGACGGTGTGATTAGTATTCAAGGTGTTGGAATGGATGGCTTAAAAGCTCCGCAAAATGCCTTGGATATGGGTAATTCTGGCACCTCGATTCGCCTGATCTCAGGTGTACTTGCTGGTGCAGATTTTGAAGTAGAGATGTTTGGAGATGATAGTCTTTCTAAACGTCCTATGGATCGCGTGACGATTCCACTGAAAAAAATGGGCGTTAGCATTTCAGGGCAAACCGAGCGAGACCTGCCCCCTCTTCACTTAAAAGGGACGAAAAACCTTACACCTATTCACTATGAGTTGCCAATCGCCTCTGCTCAAGTTAAGTCTGCCTTGATATTTGCAGCCTTGCAGGCTCAGGGGGAGTCCGTTATTATCGAAAAAGAGTGTACCCGTAATCATACCGAAGATATGCTTCAGCAATTTGGTGGTCATTTAAGTGTGGACGGCAAGAAAATCACAGTCCAAGGACCACAAAAACTGA includes the following:
- a CDS encoding YlbF/YmcA family competence regulator; its protein translation is MSNIYDSANELSRGLRELPEYKAVKAAKDAIQADAQASKIFADYLAFQQEIQVMAQTGQMPDASFQEKMQSFSKQIQENALLSDFFAKQQQLSIYLSDIEKIVFEPVSELLK
- a CDS encoding prephenate dehydrogenase, translated to MAKTIYIAGLGLIGASMALGIKRDHPNCEILGYNRSQASRDIALERGMIDRATDDFASFAPLADIIILTLPIKQTIAFIKELADLDLKEGVIISDAGSTKSAIVDAAEKYLAGKPVRFVGAHPMAGSHKTGAASADVNLFENAYYIFTPSSLTGPETLEEMKDLLSGLHARFIEIDAKEHDRVTSQISHFPHILASSLMEQTAIYAQEHELARRFAAGGFRDMTRIAESEPGMWTSILLSNRETILERIADFKERLDEVGQAISKGDEEQIWNFFNQARAQRQAMEIHKRGGVDSSYDLYVDVPDEEDVILRILELLRGTSLVNIHINEENREDIHGILQISFKNAQDLERAEHLITENTDYTVVVK
- the aroA gene encoding 3-phosphoshikimate 1-carboxyvinyltransferase, which encodes MKLRTNIRHLHGSIRVPGDKSISHRSIIFGSLAEGETKVYDILRGEDVLSTIQVFRDLGVEIEDKDGVISIQGVGMDGLKAPQNALDMGNSGTSIRLISGVLAGADFEVEMFGDDSLSKRPMDRVTIPLKKMGVSISGQTERDLPPLHLKGTKNLTPIHYELPIASAQVKSALIFAALQAQGESVIIEKECTRNHTEDMLQQFGGHLSVDGKKITVQGPQKLTGQKVVVPGDISSAAFWLVAGLIVPDSRVVLQNVGINETRTGIIDVIRAMGGKLEITEIDPVSKSATLTVETSDLKGTEIGGSLIPRLIDELPIIALLATQARGVTVIKDAEELKVKETDRIQVVADALNSMGADITPTADGMIIKGKSALHGARVNTFGDHRIGMMTAIAALLVADGEVELDRAEAINTSYPSFFDDLESLIHG